In Fusobacteria bacterium ZRK30, the DNA window ATCCTGCTTCACCAGTATTAATCTCTTGACCCCCACCGATTAAACACACAATTGTGCACCAATCTTCGTGTCTATTTATAACATCAATTAAAAATTCCGGTTCTGACATATTAAAATCAGGTATACCTTTTTTTGTTTTCATGAATTTACTTACTTGCTCTTTAGTCCAAGCTCTCTGTGCTTCATCAAAGACCACTACTTTTTCAATAGGGGCTAGCTCAGATATTAAATTATCATCTCTAAAGTGATGAATATTCTGAATAAAAGTATTCGCTTTAATTCCTGCTTGTTTCTTTGTTATTTTTTCACCATTTTGTTTAGATGTTTGGACTGCATCTCTTGTAAGTGCTTCTCTTAAAACTTCAACTAATGGACCATTCCCAGAAAGAAAAACAGCATGTTCATCTTCATCTGCTTTCATTCTTTCAACAGCAATATTTAAACCTGCCAAAGTTTTCCCTGCTCCAGGTACTCCAGTCACAAAACAAATTGATTTTAAATTATTTGTTTTTGAATTTTTAATAATTGTATTTATACAATCTGCTGTTTTAGATAAATTAATCGCACCAGAATCTGATCTTGTAATTTCCTTTACATTATGACCTTTATATAGAGCTTGTGCTGCCTCTACTATCGTTGGAGTAGGTTTGTATATTGAGTTTTCCCAATATGAAATATCCACATTCTCTTTACTTAAATCAATAAATTCACTTATTATTTTTTTAAAATTATGTTTATTTGCTTTTATAACATTCTCATGTGATGAGATATTATTATTTGAAATTATTTCTTCCTCAGCATTAGTAGCTATTAAAACAGGAATTAATTGTAGATTATGGCTTCCTTCATGAAAATTCTTTAAGTCCATAGTGTAGTCTATAACTTGTTCTATTGCATCTTTATTATATCTTTTCTCTCCAACTTTAAACTCTATGATAAATACAGTGTTTCCAATAATTATAATATTATCTACCTTTTTACCCATCCTTGGAATTGAAAATTCAAAATAAATTTTCCCCTCCATTCCTAAAAGTTCAGATTTTAAAACTTTAATTTGTTCAACCCATGCATTTCTTTGTAATTCAACAAGAGTTCTATTACTATGATTCTTAGTTAATTTACCTAAAATACTACTAGATGATTCTTTAATAAAACCTTTTATGGAATTAGAATAATAAGCTCTATTCATATTCTTTTCCCTCCAATTCTTTTACACATTCTGAGGGCAAAACTTCTAGTGCTTTTGCTAATTTAAAAATTGTTTTTAAAGTTGGGTTTCTTTTCCCTCTTTCTAGTAAACTAATATAAGTTCTATCTAATCCACTTAACGTTGCTAAGGTCTCCTGAGACATCTTCTTTTCACTTCTATATTTTGAAATTATTTTTCCAAAATTACTTTCTATTGTCATCTTATCCCCCTTCCTTTTATTTGAATTATCATACAAAAAGAAGACTATCGTCAACGGACTATAGTCTTCAAAAAATTGTAGTTTAAATATTTTATTAGTAATCAATTAAAAAAATCCGCTGAAAAGATCATTGTTCTTTCTAGCGGAATTTTTTTAATTTACTGTTTTCTCAATTTATCTGCCTCTTCCTGGATATTATTCTGTAATATATCTAAAAGCTTTAATAACTCTGTTTTTTCTGTATCGGATAATCCCCTGGAAAAAATTTGATTTATATTATTTGTTATTTCAATAAAATCTTTTCTATCAAAGGAACCTTTTTCTGTTATATAAAGCCTGTAAACTCTCTTATCTTCCAAATCCTTTACTTTATTTATATATCCTTGTTTTTCCAAGTTTTTAACAGCCTTGCTCACAGTTATTTTATCCTCTTTTAAAATAGAGCAGACCTCATTCTGGCTTAAACCTGAATTTTGATTGATAACCTTCAAAGTTCTAATCTCATGTTTTCCAATATTATACTGCTTTAACTTTTTATTCATATAATAGTTATAATCCCGTTCAATACTGGATAAAACCATTGTGATTAAATGTTCCTTCATAATCTCTCCTTTAAAAATCTGCCATAATTTTAACTTTCTATAAAAAGCCTGTTTAAAAAATTCAAATAAATTATATCACAGTTAAACCTAATTTAAGAAAAATTTTGAAATAATTGGATTAAAATACGTTATCAGCCATGCTCCTACAACTGGAACAATCATAATCATATGGCAAGGAGTTCCCTTTTCCTTCCCAGCCTGCTGTAATACCGACATAGTAGAAGGTGGGATCCCTATACCAAACCCCAAGATAGCTGTGGACAAAAACACAGCCAGAGTTTTCCCCCTGTATACTCTGTATACAAAAAATATCGAAAATAAGATAAGCAGCATAATCTGTAAGAAAACAATTAAAATATCACTTAAAGTCAATATCCCCAAACTTTTTATGTCCAGGGATGAAAATTTTAGGAGGATAAACAGGGACAGGAAATAATTCCCTATCTTGTTTATATGAAAATTTTCTAGGTAAACACCACCCTTATCCAGTTTCCATCTGAATAACAACCCTAGAATATATGCAATACCATTACTTTTTAAGGGATAAAGAAAAGTCTCCTCCAGTAGGAGGGATAAAATAGTAATTACAAAAATAATAACTACAGGGATGAAAACATTTTTTGTCTCTGTTTTTTCCATTTTTTTTATATAAAGTTTTTTATCTTTTGAAATAACCCCAAAGAATAGACTGCAGAACACGGTTCCTAAAATAACAGTAAGGGTCTCCATCCCTGAAATAGAAGGATGGGATGAATATTTTGAGATCAAAGAAAGATCTCCCATAAACATCAATGAAGAATATATCTTGATATCTTTAATATAGACAAAATAATCTATTAATTTTATGAATAAATTCTGAAATACCGCTGCCAGAACAGCAAAAATTAAAAACATCAGCTGCCATTTAAGCCCTTTAAAGAAAGTTTTTTTAGAATATCTCAGACCGATAGTTGCAAAAAATAAAGTCAGTAAGATTTTACTTATTTCCCGGGGAAAATCGACATATACATCAAAAAAAGATATAAAAATTCCCATAAAAAAAAGGGAGGGAAAGGAAATCTTCCTCAAAAGAGGGATCTCCTTTCTAAATTTAATATCTGCCAGTAAACATATATTTAAAAAAATAAAAGTTTTAAGCATTTTATTTTAAGTGCAGAGGTTTGATGGAATTTCTATCACACCTCATACACCTCCCCGCTTCCCTTTTTGCTTCCTCTCTAGTATATACTCTGGAAACCAATTCGAAGTTATCTGCTAAATTCTGTGGAACCACTACTTCTTCAGGTGCTTTTTCAGCTTCCCACATCTGACAGTTAAGAGGTTTTTCTGGAATGACAATCTCTTCTCCTAGATACAGACCCTTCCCTCCTAAACCTTCATCTACAGCTGCTGCTGCTTTTTTTGCCTCTGCAATGGCTTTTATAGCTATTCCCGGTCTGTACATATCTCCTATGGCATATACATTTTTAGCTGTGGTTTTAAATGAATATTTGTCTACCTTAACCCAGCCCTTTATTGTCTCGATATCTTCATCTAAGTAGTTATTATCGGATCTCTGACCAATTGCCAGTATTAAATTGTCCACCTTTAAAGTTTTAATATCATCTTCATCGTACTCTGGATCAAACCTGCCGTTTTTCTCCAATATCAGGCATTTTTTCAGAGTGACTAAAAGTTTTTCTCCTTCTATTTTGATAGTTTTTATTCCATACTGGCTTAAGAATTCAACCCCCTCTTCCCTGGCCTCATATTTTTCCTCCTTGCTGGGCATCTGGTCAAAACTTTCCAGAGAAGCAGAAACAACGTGAGCTTTCAGCCTTAGTGCTGTTCTGGCAGCATCCATAGCTACATCTCCTCCTCCTATAACTAAGACATCTTTTCCGAGAGTTTTTCTTTTATCAATTTTTACTTCCTTCAAGAATTTTACCGCTGTCTCAATTTTTTCTGATTCCGGTCCGAATTTATTTCCTATATGGCATCCGGAAGCTAATATAACTGCCTCATTGTTATCTCTTAACGTTTTTAGTTGGATATCTTTTCCTATCCTTGTGTTTTTGACTATTTTCACACCTAAATCTGTGATTAACTGAACTTCATCGTCAATATTTTTTTGTGGTAACCTGTACTCTGGTATTCCCATGGCAAGCATTCCACCTACAACAGATGAAGCTTCGTAAATGGTAACATCATAACCGGTTTTAGCCAGATAATATGAAGCACTGATCCCTGCAGGTCCTCCTCCTACAACTGCAATTTTTTTAGAGTTAAAATCCAGTTTATCCTCTGTGTACTCTTTATTGTTAACAACCAGATCACAGGTAAACCTTTTCAGAGCCCGAACTCCTACTGTACTTTCTATTTCCTTTCTTCTGCATCTGGCTTCACAAGGCCTTGCACAGATCTTACCACATATAAATGAAAGAGGATTGCTTTTTCTCATAAGACTGTATGCATCTTCATATCTGTCATTTTTCATAAGTTCAATATATCCAGGGATATAAACTTCTGCAGGACATGCATTCATACACTGGGCAGTAATAAGGGTTCTGCATATACCGCTCTGACATTTTTTATCTATAATATGCTCTAAAACTTCATCACTAAATTCATCCAGAAGAAATAAAAATATACGTGCCATACGTTGTTCTGCTATTGTTTTACCCTGGTCCAGATGATTTTTAATCTCTTCAATTGTCTGGAGTTCTCCCCTTCCCTGGGTTATTTTTTCAACCAATTGATTCAATTTTCTTATATTCTTATTATCAATTTTAAGTTCCCTTATTAAAAATCTCGTTAAAAACCTCATATAATCCATAGGGCAGAACAGGTCATCTAAAAAAGCTATCATATTTCCATTGAGAAACTTTTCAAATTCATTTATATTCCGGGATCTCTCCTTTCCGGTAACGCACACTCCCAGAGGTCCTCCAATCTGTATCACTTTTAATTTTTTATTTCCCTTCATTCCTCCGGACTCTGTTAAAATATCTAAAATTGTAGTTTCATCAAAAATGTTCACAGCTGTTTTATTGCAGACATCTCCAAAAGTATGAATCATCTTATTTTTCTTCATCTTTTCCACCTTCTTTTCTCAAAAATTCTATATCTAAATCTTCCTTGACCAGATTATATCTGTAATATTCCGGCAGAGTATCCATACATTTTTCATGTCCAAAAAGACTGAAAGGACATACTCTCACACATTTCATACACTCTCTGTCTGTTGTCATTAGTTCAAAACACGTAGAAAAACGTGTCTGACGCTTAAGAATTCCCTTATGGATCTTTTCCTCCTTAGGTATGGATTTTGAAGGACATGATTTCTGGCACATTCTGCATCTGGAACAAAATTCTTCAATATTAAAATCTCTAGGTTCATCTATTGGCATCTTATCTATTAAAATAGCACAATATTTAAGACGTGTCCCTGCTTCCGGAGTGATACATACACCATAGGTAGAGTAATTTCCAAGCCCTGCGTTTACAGCATGGGGCGGATATTTAATAGCACCCTTCCAGTCTCTTGCCTGACACTGATAACCATTGTCTCTTATAAAATCTGCGACCTTATGAACATTTCTTGCACATCCCGTATATGCATAAAAAGCCCCTAATTCTCCCTGGGGTTTTGGATAATTCTTTATTATCTCCTTGGGCATCTCATATCCCAATAAAATAACGGTATCATAAGCTATTTGACTTTCATATCCCGATGAAATATATCTTCTGTCTAACTTTGTCACACCCACACTGGAAAATCCAAGACTGACAGCATATTTTTTCATTTTAGCTTTTAACTGATGAAGATCCATTTTTTTATCGGGATTGGGTTCAGGAGCTCCATCTTTTATCTCTCTCATAATTCTTTCCATGGAGATCATCTGATCTTTAAAGTAGTGCATCTCATCTCCCGTTACCTCTTTATGCATCACTTTAAAAAATTCCCCGGTTTTACTTTTGGGATTTCCTGATCTTGCCATGGCAGGAGGAGATAGAGGATAAGGTTCATTTTCCAGGAGCAATTCAAACTCTTCAACATCTAAAATATTGACATAGGGATTATTATCTGTTATTTTTTTCCCTTTATTTTCCCTGAAAGATAAAACATCTACCTCATCCCAGTTACAGATAGGATTTTCTTTATCTGCCAGCATACGTTTTCTTCTTTCTCTCCACTCACTGGCTAAGTCATCGTATTTTTTCATATTTCACCTCTTTATTTTAGTTTCTCTTTGCAACTATTTTAACAGTAAAAGTTACTAAAAGCAACTAATTTAAAAATATGATCTATTTTAAATTAGTTGTTTCACTTTAAAAGTGATTTCCTTCACGGGTAAAAACATTGGTGATAATTTCACGGATAAAAAAAGATCCATAGAAAATCTTCTCAATGTCTCTTTCCTCCAAACATTAAAAAAAATTCTATGAACCCTAAATATATTTATTTTTATTGGATGAAGGTTTTACTCCTCCATCAAATACCTGTACATCTCATCTTCCACACCTCTGTTTAGAATACATTCTATCCCTACTACAGAAACATCCTTTCCCTTTTTATCCACTATTCTCATCTCTTTTATCCCGTCTTTTTTGGGAGTCAGATCCCCCATATAGAAAAATTCTATCCCCTCATCGTCACTCTTCTTTACAAAGAGAGGCATCCTTATCTTCTGGTTCCTAATAACAGTCATATCCGGACTGGATAATTTTCTTCTGGCTTTAGACATCCATTTAAATTCCGATCTGCTCAAAAAACCATGATCATAGATCTGTTCATCTCCATGATAGGTAATAAATACAGGGCAGTTTCCTAATTTTTCATTTACCTTGTATCCTGCTATCCCCTGGGCAACCTCATTTTTTTCCCAGTTCAATACCCTTATGACATCTTTTCTGGAATATTTTTCATAGAGGATAAAGCCCTCATAGAAATTTTCTTTTTTAAAGATCGCATCGTATGCTGTCCTGGAATACTTTAAAAGATCCAATAAAAAGACCTTAAAAGTCTTATCCTCTAGGGATTCCAGGAAATCATCTTCTAAACTGAATATATTGTCCTCTAATTTTATTATATTAAATCCGTATTTTTCCCTTACAGTAACCAGCTTCTTCTCCTGCTTCTCAGTGATAAACTCAAAATTGAGATTTTTATAGAGAGAACCTATGGTTTCTTCAGATATCTCATACCCATATTTTTTTAAAACCTCATCTTTTAAATCCCTTGTACTACAGTTATTCCCCTCTATAAGGTGAGATATAAGAATTACTTCCTCAATTCTTTTGAGGTTGGCAATGTCTATAGAGAAAAATTCTAATAATTTTTTCTCCCTTTCACCCATATGAGGACCCAGCTCCCTGGTAAGAACAAAGTTATAGTAGGATTTAGAATAATCCACATAGGTCTTTGGATCTCTGGAGTTCATCTCTGTAAAATCCCTCATCATAGGTATCCTGCCCAGTTTATATTTTAAGAGTTCATAATCTTTTATGAGGTCTTTTTTAGTCTTTAAGTTAGCCAGATCCAGAGCTTTAAATACCCTTTCCCTGGATATTTTATCAAAATTAATAGTTGAACTTCCCGGGATCAGAGTACTTTCATTGACCAGCATTTTTTTTATCCTGCTCTTGTCAAAACTGTTATCCCCATAGAGGGCTATGGGAATCAGATAGTTATTGCTGTAGTTTCCTAT includes these proteins:
- a CDS encoding MarR family winged helix-turn-helix transcriptional regulator; translation: MKEHLITMVLSSIERDYNYYMNKKLKQYNIGKHEIRTLKVINQNSGLSQNEVCSILKEDKITVSKAVKNLEKQGYINKVKDLEDKRVYRLYITEKGSFDRKDFIEITNNINQIFSRGLSDTEKTELLKLLDILQNNIQEEADKLRKQ
- a CDS encoding helix-turn-helix domain-containing protein, which produces MTIESNFGKIISKYRSEKKMSQETLATLSGLDRTYISLLERGKRNPTLKTIFKLAKALEVLPSECVKELEGKEYE
- a CDS encoding FAD-dependent oxidoreductase produces the protein MKKNKMIHTFGDVCNKTAVNIFDETTILDILTESGGMKGNKKLKVIQIGGPLGVCVTGKERSRNINEFEKFLNGNMIAFLDDLFCPMDYMRFLTRFLIRELKIDNKNIRKLNQLVEKITQGRGELQTIEEIKNHLDQGKTIAEQRMARIFLFLLDEFSDEVLEHIIDKKCQSGICRTLITAQCMNACPAEVYIPGYIELMKNDRYEDAYSLMRKSNPLSFICGKICARPCEARCRRKEIESTVGVRALKRFTCDLVVNNKEYTEDKLDFNSKKIAVVGGGPAGISASYYLAKTGYDVTIYEASSVVGGMLAMGIPEYRLPQKNIDDEVQLITDLGVKIVKNTRIGKDIQLKTLRDNNEAVILASGCHIGNKFGPESEKIETAVKFLKEVKIDKRKTLGKDVLVIGGGDVAMDAARTALRLKAHVVSASLESFDQMPSKEEKYEAREEGVEFLSQYGIKTIKIEGEKLLVTLKKCLILEKNGRFDPEYDEDDIKTLKVDNLILAIGQRSDNNYLDEDIETIKGWVKVDKYSFKTTAKNVYAIGDMYRPGIAIKAIAEAKKAAAAVDEGLGGKGLYLGEEIVIPEKPLNCQMWEAEKAPEEVVVPQNLADNFELVSRVYTREEAKREAGRCMRCDRNSIKPLHLK
- a CDS encoding DUF2075 domain-containing protein, which encodes MNRAYYSNSIKGFIKESSSSILGKLTKNHSNRTLVELQRNAWVEQIKVLKSELLGMEGKIYFEFSIPRMGKKVDNIIIIGNTVFIIEFKVGEKRYNKDAIEQVIDYTMDLKNFHEGSHNLQLIPVLIATNAEEEIISNNNISSHENVIKANKHNFKKIISEFIDLSKENVDISYWENSIYKPTPTIVEAAQALYKGHNVKEITRSDSGAINLSKTADCINTIIKNSKTNNLKSICFVTGVPGAGKTLAGLNIAVERMKADEDEHAVFLSGNGPLVEVLREALTRDAVQTSKQNGEKITKKQAGIKANTFIQNIHHFRDDNLISELAPIEKVVVFDEAQRAWTKEQVSKFMKTKKGIPDFNMSEPEFLIDVINRHEDWCTIVCLIGGGQEINTGEAGLEEWVNSLKNNYSKWNIYYSDLVLENDNYLKTENIKEWLFDNGQNEKNLHLAVSLRSFRSEKVSNFVRETLEINNNLSITLLEDIKSNYPIFLTRDIEKAKKWLRDQAKGTERIGLLGSSGARRLRAIGIDVKNEISAPNWFLNKNDDIRSSNFLEEVATQFDIQGLEIDWACIAWGADFYMENKNWNFQSFKGTKWQNINQNITREYLKNTYRVLLTRARQGMVIFIPHGSEADHTRLSKYYDGTFEYLSSIGIEILD